In a single window of the Helicobacter sp. MIT 99-5507 genome:
- the flgB gene encoding flagellar basal body rod protein FlgB, producing MGIFEISKVYNIVNKSLDYRSLRQDLIASNIANISTPFYRPQDVNFESYLSKEASKIFNNQSSSKLPLATTNEGHMPPFDINDNKATIFYRDGHLARNDGNSVDLDVETSEIGKNSIMYNAIVNASKKHKGIFAYALESSKNI from the coding sequence ATGGGAATCTTTGAGATAAGCAAGGTATATAATATAGTAAATAAATCTCTAGATTATAGATCACTTAGACAAGATTTGATAGCTAGTAATATTGCAAATATATCAACTCCATTTTATAGACCACAAGATGTGAATTTTGAATCTTATCTATCAAAAGAAGCATCAAAAATTTTTAATAATCAATCTTCATCAAAGCTTCCATTAGCAACTACAAATGAAGGGCACATGCCTCCATTTGATATAAATGACAATAAAGCGACTATATTTTATAGAGATGGACATTTAGCAAGAAATGATGGAAATAGTGTTGATTTAGATGTAGAGACAAGTGAAATTGGAAAAAATTCTATTATGTATAATGCAATTGTAAATGCGAGCAAAAAACACAAAGGTATATTTGCTTATGCATTAGAATCTTCAAAAAATATTTAA
- the rsmI gene encoding 16S rRNA (cytidine(1402)-2'-O)-methyltransferase produces the protein MLYLIATPIGNIADITIRALETIEICNYILCEDTRVAKKLISILHSRNLLKNIDFIYISLHSHNEDSRVESLDSSFYQNNNIALISDAGMPCISDPGYKIVKNMQKYNIPYTIIPGCSSVLSAFALSGFGDKNFKFIGFLPHKKQDKISLFHKILSEDNIIICFESPKRILDSMQILNDIEQNREIFLAKEITKTFEKFYFGSIKDVLEKIRVANLNGEWVIVINTSSNDTKKQYLGIEDIISLSIPPKIKAKILSKLTGKNTQDCYNEIINQG, from the coding sequence TTGCTTTATTTAATTGCTACTCCAATAGGTAATATTGCTGATATTACTATTAGAGCATTAGAAACTATAGAGATTTGTAATTATATTTTATGTGAAGATACTAGGGTCGCAAAAAAACTAATATCAATCCTTCATTCTAGAAATTTATTGAAAAATATAGATTTTATATATATTTCTTTACATTCTCACAATGAAGATTCTAGGGTAGAATCTCTAGATTCTAGTTTTTATCAAAATAATAATATTGCACTAATAAGCGATGCGGGCATGCCTTGCATTAGTGATCCTGGATACAAAATAGTAAAAAATATGCAAAAATATAATATCCCATATACCATAATTCCTGGTTGTAGTTCCGTGCTTAGTGCATTTGCATTAAGTGGTTTTGGTGATAAAAATTTTAAATTTATTGGATTTTTGCCACATAAAAAACAAGATAAAATATCATTATTTCACAAGATTCTTAGTGAAGATAATATCATTATATGTTTTGAATCGCCAAAGAGAATCTTAGATTCTATGCAAATATTAAATGATATAGAACAAAATAGAGAAATTTTTCTAGCAAAAGAAATCACAAAAACATTTGAAAAGTTTTATTTTGGAAGCATTAAAGATGTATTAGAAAAAATTAGGGTAGCAAATTTAAATGGTGAGTGGGTTATTGTAATAAATACAAGTTCTAATGATACAAAAAAGCAATATTTAGGCATAGAAGATATTATCTCACTTTCTATTCCACCTAAAATTAAAGCAAAAATATTATCAAAGCTAACAGGTAAAAATACTCAAGATTGTTATAATGAGATAATAAATCAAGGATAA
- a CDS encoding class I SAM-dependent methyltransferase has translation MIHHLVKIPIWGGVEAEIEIKQEYYTSQKLINPGLIACRHVIEHLQNPLTFLQIIRKQIKNNPLIFFETPRFEWILENNAFYDFFYEHCNYFTEESIRILFFRAGFDVIEIIPSFKNQYQLIFARPKKYNRNITDLQIKNDLEKFKNIAIWGAGAKGVTLCNMLDNVKCVIDINPNKQNCFIPKSGIPILSLKNAMLKYKLDLILVVNPNYLKEVKNMINDDRIMIISV, from the coding sequence TTGATCCATCATTTAGTAAAGATTCCAATATGGGGGGGGGTAGAAGCAGAAATAGAAATAAAACAAGAGTATTACACTTCACAAAAATTGATAAATCCTGGACTTATTGCATGTAGGCATGTAATAGAACATTTGCAAAATCCCCTAACTTTTTTACAAATAATTAGAAAACAAATAAAAAATAATCCGCTTATATTTTTTGAGACACCAAGATTTGAATGGATATTAGAGAATAATGCATTTTATGACTTTTTTTATGAACATTGCAATTACTTTACAGAAGAATCTATTAGGATTCTATTCTTTAGGGCTGGATTTGATGTGATAGAAATTATTCCATCATTTAAAAATCAATATCAATTAATCTTTGCAAGACCTAAAAAATACAATAGAAATATAACAGATTTGCAAATAAAAAATGATTTAGAAAAATTTAAAAATATCGCTATTTGGGGTGCTGGTGCAAAAGGTGTAACGCTATGCAATATGTTGGATAATGTAAAATGTGTAATTGATATAAATCCAAACAAACAAAATTGTTTTATTCCAAAATCTGGCATTCCAATACTTTCTCTTAAAAATGCTATGCTTAAATATAAGCTAGATTTGATTTTGGTAGTCAATCCAAACTACTTAAAAGAAGTAAAAAATATGATAAATGATGATAGAATTATGATTATAAGCGTGTGA
- the rpmE gene encoding 50S ribosomal protein L31, producing MKKDIHPKYVPCKVTCVTSGKTIEVMSNKSELKIDISSFCHPFYTGSDKITDSAGRVEKFKQKYSMK from the coding sequence ATGAAAAAAGATATTCATCCTAAATATGTTCCATGCAAAGTTACTTGTGTAACAAGTGGTAAAACAATAGAAGTTATGAGCAATAAAAGTGAGTTAAAAATCGATATTTCATCATTTTGTCATCCATTTTACACTGGGTCTGATAAAATTACAGATAGTGCAGGTAGAGTAGAGAAGTTTAAACAAAAATATAGCATGAAATAA
- a CDS encoding radical SAM protein: MEILRAKTKELFKTKLNQKQAANSKLNIEELESKKTILDSYPRRIVLEMTSACNIKCIFCGRDEAEFNQTYLKLEVLDKLSNALQHCEEVTLFGWGEPTINPNFSKFLAKLDEINVRKYFVTNGTRLDKFIDDIFKYHVDIIAISLDGADSKVNDSIRVGSKFDKIIENISKITAKKEELNLTYPYLNFVFVAMESNIRELPKMIKLAKDLKMQEVKVVFLTAFSPEMLKESLYNKQELVKSEFSKAMALAKELDIKLKLPYLQGEDIAGDKYHKDCFVGWRDFFIGSDDSIRPCQSTSLKFGNLSDYDTFEDAWNSKVMQDFRANVNDNGGGYASLLQIMLSKLACKLEQKIKLYSNWHSICTRLGEKEKLKKNLKSHFNLLKFLIQYLHISTKIHLGVLHAK, from the coding sequence ATGGAAATTTTACGTGCAAAAACAAAAGAATTATTCAAAACAAAATTAAATCAAAAACAAGCTGCAAATTCTAAGCTAAATATAGAAGAATTGGAATCCAAAAAAACGATTTTAGATTCATATCCGCGTAGGATCGTCTTAGAAATGACAAGTGCATGCAATATAAAATGTATATTTTGTGGTAGAGATGAAGCAGAGTTTAATCAAACTTATCTCAAATTAGAAGTATTAGACAAATTATCAAATGCGTTGCAGCATTGCGAGGAAGTAACGCTATTTGGTTGGGGCGAGCCTACAATAAATCCTAATTTTTCTAAATTTCTAGCAAAATTAGATGAAATAAATGTGCGAAAATATTTTGTTACAAATGGAACAAGACTAGATAAGTTTATAGATGATATTTTTAAATATCATGTAGATATTATTGCAATTAGCTTAGATGGCGCAGATTCTAAAGTAAATGACAGCATTCGCGTTGGATCGAAATTTGATAAAATCATTGAAAATATAAGCAAAATCACTGCAAAAAAAGAGGAATTAAATCTTACATATCCATATCTAAATTTTGTATTTGTGGCAATGGAATCTAATATTAGAGAACTCCCAAAAATGATAAAACTTGCAAAAGATTTAAAAATGCAAGAAGTAAAAGTCGTATTTTTGACCGCTTTTAGCCCTGAAATGCTCAAAGAAAGTTTATATAATAAACAAGAATTAGTAAAAAGTGAATTTAGCAAAGCTATGGCTTTAGCAAAAGAATTAGATATTAAATTAAAACTTCCATATTTACAAGGCGAAGATATAGCAGGAGATAAATATCACAAAGATTGCTTTGTAGGATGGAGAGATTTCTTTATAGGTAGTGATGATAGTATCCGCCCTTGTCAAAGCACGAGTTTGAAATTTGGGAATCTTAGTGATTATGATACTTTTGAGGATGCTTGGAATTCAAAAGTTATGCAAGATTTTAGGGCAAATGTAAATGATAATGGGGGGGGGTATGCCTCTTTGTTGCAAATTATGCTATCAAAGCTCGCATGCAAATTGGAACAGAAAATCAAGCTTTATTCAAATTGGCACAGCATTTGCACCAGATTGGGAGAAAAAGAAAAACTAAAGAAGAATCTAAAAAGCCACTTCAATCTTTTAAAATTTTTAATCCAATATTTGCATATCAGCACAAAAATCCATTTAGGAGTGCTGCATGCTAAATAA
- the rfbG gene encoding CDP-glucose 4,6-dehydratase: protein MNIYKNKKVFLTGHSGFKGTWLYKILETIGSDVFGYSLAPITTPNHFDLLGSKDSFSGLFADIRDKNSLQNTLLSFNPHIIFHLAAQPLVRESYKNPYETFEINALGILNLLYIVYKIKDQLSNLKAIVVITTDKVYENKEWIWGYRENDRLGGFDPYSASKACGEIVVDSMRQSFFNIADFTILHNILIATARAGNVIGGGDFSQDRLLPDLIRGVINKKPTIIRNPYSTRPWQSVLEPLRGYLLLGKKLLQGETKFASSFNFGPDINGNLKVLEMLEIAKSMWNKINYEIQEDSINPHEANLLMLDTSKAYHLLQYKPILNTIDSIEHTITWYKKFVEDKEIITQKQIIEYLNGGGESHNLNHKNTSKNTSKNKNHTKTLNYIEILLLNNLSNKYKINQSKNAA from the coding sequence ATGAATATCTATAAAAACAAAAAAGTTTTTCTAACTGGTCATAGTGGATTTAAAGGCACTTGGCTTTATAAGATATTAGAAACTATTGGTAGCGATGTATTTGGATATTCACTTGCACCTATAACAACTCCTAATCATTTTGATTTACTTGGTAGTAAAGATAGTTTTAGTGGGTTATTTGCTGATATAAGAGATAAAAATAGTTTGCAAAATACCCTTTTATCTTTTAATCCACATATAATCTTTCATCTTGCTGCCCAGCCACTTGTAAGAGAGAGCTACAAAAATCCATATGAAACATTTGAGATAAATGCACTTGGAATCTTAAATTTATTATATATAGTGTATAAAATAAAAGATCAACTTAGCAATTTAAAAGCTATCGTAGTTATTACAACTGATAAGGTTTATGAAAACAAAGAATGGATTTGGGGATATAGAGAAAATGATAGACTTGGAGGATTTGACCCATATAGTGCAAGTAAAGCATGTGGGGAGATTGTTGTAGATTCTATGAGGCAAAGCTTTTTTAATATCGCTGATTTTACTATTTTGCATAATATATTAATTGCTACTGCTAGAGCTGGAAATGTTATAGGTGGTGGCGATTTTAGCCAAGATAGATTATTGCCTGATTTAATAAGAGGAGTGATAAATAAAAAACCAACAATCATTAGAAATCCCTACTCTACTCGTCCATGGCAAAGTGTATTAGAACCTTTGAGAGGATATTTATTGCTTGGTAAAAAATTATTACAAGGTGAGACTAAATTTGCTAGTAGTTTTAATTTTGGACCAGATATAAATGGGAATCTAAAAGTCTTAGAAATGTTAGAGATTGCAAAAAGTATGTGGAATAAAATAAATTATGAAATACAAGAAGATTCTATCAATCCTCATGAAGCAAATTTATTAATGTTAGATACTTCAAAAGCTTATCATTTATTACAATACAAACCTATATTAAATACTATAGATTCTATAGAACATACTATCACTTGGTATAAAAAGTTTGTAGAAGATAAAGAAATAATTACACAAAAACAAATCATAGAATACTTAAATGGGGGGGGGGAATCTCATAATTTAAATCATAAAAACACTTCAAAAAACACTTCAAAAAATAAAAATCATACAAAAACACTAAATTATATAGAGATTCTACTTCTAAATAATTTATCTAACAAATACAAAATCAATCAATCAAAAAATGCTGCATAA
- the fliE gene encoding flagellar hook-basal body complex protein FliE codes for MSPNSAVSKKAPNKNFMDTMKEVIDEVNKDQKTSEKALSDVATGQIKDLHQAAIAIGKAETSMKVMLEVRNKAINAYKEILRTQV; via the coding sequence ATTTCACCAAATTCAGCCGTATCAAAAAAAGCACCAAACAAAAACTTTATGGATACAATGAAAGAAGTAATAGATGAGGTAAATAAAGATCAAAAAACTTCAGAAAAAGCGCTAAGCGATGTTGCCACAGGGCAAATAAAAGATTTGCATCAAGCTGCTATTGCAATAGGAAAAGCAGAAACAAGTATGAAAGTAATGCTAGAGGTGAGAAATAAAGCAATAAATGCCTATAAAGAAATCTTAAGAACACAGGTTTAA
- a CDS encoding penicillin-binding protein 2, which produces MQNNDFDANAQSSNTEQNESLQNNIPQNRSLGIVALYFFICFCIILLLIIVIFKVFSPRKLPTIITSKKEVAQRGTIYSSDGFNLASSKNLYKVSVFKKSIDPDKMDLFIKLFSIYSGMDEYYVREKLNGNGNITISYSINPKTALNLKQLNQKFIKYGIFRSYEENGRIMPKFGLSIEISGESRDYLYKDLTEPILGYTNKLESDGFTTPNGVKGIEKFYNNTLESKQDGFYRGYRDIGFNIILSRDAILKRRVDGQNIVLTIPLKLQKKIENILDEAGKNLESKEIVAGIMDSKTGRILSLASNQRFDAKKITSNDYSKLNANVAEFSFEPGSVMKPIVYSILLEKRLVNPNEIFNIYNGIYKLDSYTIRDSIRRQYASAENIIVLSSNIGMVQMAQRLDEQSYYNGLQAFGFSFPTNIDLPYEKDGLIPSQATFKSYVYKGSVSYGYGLRVTFLQMLRAYAAFSNGGYLVTPYLRDYTLSRNNKKIDFHHNDNPLMILSPYTADKMQKTLIKTVDEGTAKKTKVEGIIIGGKTGTARVAVNGKYGNNYMGSFFGFAKDEKSNYTIGVVVFESSEKSSYYASQTATPIANKIIKAMVEEGYLKPIE; this is translated from the coding sequence ATGCAAAATAATGATTTTGATGCCAATGCTCAAAGCTCTAATACAGAGCAAAATGAATCTTTACAAAATAATATTCCACAAAATCGCTCTTTAGGAATAGTAGCATTATATTTTTTTATATGTTTTTGTATTATTTTATTATTAATTATTGTTATTTTTAAAGTATTTTCACCAAGAAAACTGCCAACAATAATCACATCAAAAAAAGAAGTCGCACAAAGAGGGACTATATATAGTAGCGATGGATTTAACCTCGCAAGTAGTAAGAATCTATACAAAGTTAGTGTTTTTAAAAAAAGCATAGATCCAGATAAAATGGATTTATTTATTAAGCTTTTTTCAATATATAGTGGAATGGATGAATATTATGTAAGAGAAAAGCTAAATGGCAATGGAAATATCACTATATCTTATAGTATCAATCCAAAAACTGCATTAAATCTAAAACAACTAAATCAAAAATTTATCAAATATGGAATTTTTCGTTCTTATGAGGAAAATGGAAGAATCATGCCCAAATTTGGATTGAGCATTGAGATTAGTGGTGAGAGTAGAGATTATTTATACAAGGATTTGACAGAGCCAATTTTAGGATATACAAATAAATTAGAAAGCGATGGTTTTACCACACCAAATGGTGTAAAAGGTATAGAAAAATTTTACAATAACACTTTAGAATCTAAACAAGATGGATTCTATCGTGGATATAGAGATATTGGTTTTAATATCATTTTATCAAGAGATGCGATCTTAAAAAGAAGAGTTGATGGACAAAATATAGTTCTTACAATTCCACTTAAATTGCAAAAAAAAATAGAAAATATATTGGATGAAGCAGGAAAAAATCTAGAATCTAAAGAAATTGTAGCTGGGATAATGGATTCAAAAACAGGCAGAATCCTATCTCTTGCATCAAATCAACGATTTGACGCAAAAAAAATAACATCTAATGATTATTCTAAGTTAAATGCAAATGTAGCAGAGTTTTCATTTGAACCAGGTAGCGTTATGAAGCCTATTGTATATTCGATTTTGCTAGAAAAAAGACTTGTAAATCCAAATGAAATCTTTAATATTTATAATGGAATTTATAAGCTTGACTCTTATACTATTAGAGATAGCATAAGAAGGCAATATGCAAGTGCTGAAAATATCATAGTGTTATCAAGCAATATAGGAATGGTGCAAATGGCTCAACGATTAGATGAGCAATCCTATTACAATGGACTTCAAGCATTTGGATTCTCATTTCCTACAAATATAGATCTACCATATGAAAAAGACGGATTAATACCATCTCAAGCGACATTTAAATCGTATGTATATAAAGGAAGTGTATCTTATGGATATGGTCTTAGAGTAACATTTCTTCAAATGCTTAGAGCATATGCCGCATTTTCTAATGGTGGATATCTAGTCACTCCATATCTAAGAGACTATACATTATCTCGCAATAATAAAAAAATAGATTTTCACCATAATGATAATCCACTAATGATATTAAGCCCATATACTGCAGATAAAATGCAAAAAACACTTATCAAAACAGTAGATGAAGGCACGGCAAAAAAAACTAAAGTAGAAGGTATTATAATAGGTGGAAAAACAGGGACTGCAAGAGTTGCAGTAAATGGCAAATATGGCAATAACTATATGGGATCATTTTTTGGATTTGCAAAGGATGAAAAATCAAACTATACAATAGGTGTTGTTGTATTTGAATCTAGTGAAAAAAGTAGCTATTATGCTTCACAAACTGCAACTCCAATAGCAAACAAAATAATAAAAGCAATGGTTGAAGAAGGATATTTAAAACCAATTGAATAA
- the flgC gene encoding flagellar basal body rod protein FlgC: MAFLSSFDISGYGLSAQRFRLNVISSNIANANTTRTDEGGPYRRREVIFKAFDFNKELNNKLGENNNLLEYEDPLNEGIYGKKPKPNIMSVYVDKIVRDDRSPIMKYDPSHPDADANGYVAFPNVNPVIEMADLIEATRAYQANVAAFQSAKNMANNAIIMFQA; encoded by the coding sequence ATGGCATTTTTAAGCAGTTTTGATATAAGCGGATATGGATTATCAGCACAAAGATTTAGATTAAATGTGATTTCATCAAATATAGCAAATGCAAATACAACAAGGACAGATGAAGGCGGTCCATATAGACGAAGAGAAGTGATATTTAAGGCATTTGATTTTAATAAAGAGTTAAATAACAAATTAGGAGAAAATAATAATCTCTTAGAATATGAAGATCCATTAAATGAAGGAATCTATGGTAAAAAACCAAAGCCAAATATAATGAGCGTATATGTAGATAAAATAGTTAGAGATGATAGATCTCCTATTATGAAATACGATCCAAGCCATCCAGATGCAGATGCAAATGGCTATGTCGCATTTCCAAATGTAAATCCAGTGATAGAAATGGCAGATTTAATAGAAGCAACAAGAGCTTATCAAGCAAATGTAGCAGCATTCCAAAGTGCAAAAAATATGGCAAATAATGCTATAATAATGTTTCAGGCTTAA
- the rfbF gene encoding glucose-1-phosphate cytidylyltransferase: MKVLILAGGFGTRLSEETDMKPKPMVEIGGKPMLWHIMKIYSHFGFNEFIVLTGYKSHIIKDYFINYYTRYSDITIDMADNTFEIHKIRHEPWKITMLYTGQDTMTGGRIKYAKDYINNETFMLTYGDGVANVNIKKLLDFHKSHKKSITMTAIQPEGRFGAINIRENDKKILNFIEKPKGDSNGYNGGGWINGGFFVCEPKVFDYIDDDSTIFEQEPLKRLALDGELYSYCHNGFWKCMDTLRDKNELCDMWLSNKAPWAMWLK, encoded by the coding sequence ATGAAAGTTTTAATTCTTGCAGGTGGGTTTGGCACAAGATTATCAGAAGAAACAGATATGAAACCAAAACCTATGGTAGAAATCGGTGGAAAACCAATGCTATGGCATATTATGAAAATTTATAGTCATTTTGGTTTTAATGAATTTATAGTGCTTACTGGATATAAAAGCCATATTATAAAAGATTATTTTATAAATTATTATACAAGGTATAGCGATATAACTATTGATATGGCAGATAATACATTTGAAATTCACAAGATTCGGCATGAACCATGGAAAATAACGATGCTTTACACAGGACAAGATACAATGACTGGTGGTAGAATTAAATATGCTAAAGATTATATAAATAATGAAACTTTTATGCTTACATATGGTGATGGTGTCGCAAATGTAAATATAAAAAAATTATTAGATTTTCACAAATCGCATAAAAAATCAATAACAATGACAGCTATACAGCCAGAAGGTAGATTTGGTGCTATAAATATTAGAGAAAATGATAAAAAAATATTAAATTTTATAGAAAAACCAAAAGGTGATAGCAATGGTTATAATGGCGGTGGATGGATAAATGGTGGCTTTTTTGTATGTGAGCCAAAAGTGTTTGATTATATTGATGATGATTCTACTATCTTTGAGCAAGAACCACTAAAAAGATTGGCATTAGATGGTGAATTATATAGCTATTGTCATAATGGATTCTGGAAATGTATGGATACTTTAAGGGATAAAAATGAATTATGCGATATGTGGTTAAGCAATAAAGCTCCTTGGGCTATGTGGTTAAAATAA
- the rlmB gene encoding 23S rRNA (guanosine(2251)-2'-O)-methyltransferase RlmB yields the protein MIIYGKQVCLYVLEKHSRIINEIYFGKEIDKAIFNKFASLNKPIIKPDSKKIQSLAKGGNHQGFLLDVNIRDEFDFNFFKGCSKIIVLVGVTDVGNIGSIFRSALSFGVDGIIITNTFNQSGVARSSSGAFFDMPYMVHKDPMTLINELKHSNFKLFGSSPNESKSNNSHDFKWALFLGSEGEGLPNKIIKKMDSILSIKMNNFNSLNVSVAAGILIYRMVNNAMY from the coding sequence ATGATAATCTATGGCAAACAAGTTTGCTTATATGTGCTAGAAAAACATAGTAGAATTATCAATGAAATATATTTTGGTAAAGAAATTGATAAAGCAATATTTAATAAATTTGCATCACTAAATAAACCGATTATAAAACCAGATTCTAAAAAAATCCAAAGTCTAGCAAAAGGTGGAAATCATCAAGGTTTTTTATTAGATGTTAATATTAGAGATGAATTTGACTTTAATTTTTTTAAAGGTTGTAGTAAAATTATAGTTCTTGTTGGTGTAACTGATGTAGGCAATATTGGCTCTATATTTCGCTCTGCACTTTCATTTGGAGTAGATGGGATAATAATTACAAATACATTTAATCAAAGTGGTGTTGCCCGCTCTAGCAGTGGGGCTTTTTTTGATATGCCATATATGGTTCATAAAGATCCTATGACTTTGATAAATGAATTAAAACATAGCAATTTTAAATTATTTGGTTCAAGTCCAAATGAATCTAAATCAAATAATAGCCATGATTTTAAATGGGCATTATTTTTAGGAAGTGAAGGTGAAGGTTTGCCAAATAAAATAATAAAAAAAATGGATAGTATTTTATCTATAAAAATGAATAATTTTAATTCTTTAAATGTTTCTGTAGCAGCAGGAATATTAATATATAGGATGGTTAATAATGCAATGTATTGA
- a CDS encoding CCA tRNA nucleotidyltransferase translates to MNNINIIPRQIFELSHLFDLYNFDLYLVGGSIRDCILGKIPDDFDFTTRAKTKDILDILKDYKTFRSGEKYGTIGVLFRGIKCEITTFRLDGIYIDNRHPNKVVFHNDLYTDLKRRDFTINAIAYDLKNKILIDKFDCIKDIDSKIIKCIGDGNERFKEDSLRILRALSFCSKLDFDISNDTLQAIINSKELLKNIKIERIRAEITKIFSGKNPKKAFDLMKKYNILNTKHIPANINNINAKYRIYASFLIFDSLIYLHPKISIKTLEIKSIFIKIIQKKHIKEVRFILANLLLNHKIEDIYIALHLKIALNKKYRIYKRVFNHIGKITHIDGHKLLNLGFDKMQIKQIKQELLIQAITNKIKDKNILFKIAMKLNLS, encoded by the coding sequence TTGAATAATATAAATATTATCCCAAGACAAATATTTGAATTATCACATTTATTTGATTTATATAATTTTGATTTGTATCTTGTTGGTGGTAGTATTAGAGATTGTATTTTAGGCAAGATTCCAGATGATTTCGATTTCACTACACGAGCAAAAACAAAAGATATATTAGATATTCTAAAAGATTATAAAACTTTTAGAAGTGGTGAAAAATATGGGACTATCGGAGTTTTATTTAGGGGAATAAAATGCGAGATTACCACTTTTAGATTAGATGGAATCTATATAGATAATCGCCATCCAAATAAAGTTGTATTTCATAATGATTTATACACTGATTTAAAAAGACGTGATTTTACTATTAATGCGATTGCTTATGATTTGAAAAATAAAATATTAATTGATAAGTTTGATTGTATAAAAGATATAGATTCTAAAATCATTAAATGCATTGGCGATGGAAATGAGAGATTTAAAGAAGATAGCCTTAGAATCTTGCGTGCATTATCATTTTGTTCAAAATTGGATTTTGATATATCAAATGATACATTGCAGGCAATAATAAATTCAAAAGAATTATTAAAAAATATAAAAATAGAACGAATAAGGGCTGAAATCACAAAAATATTTAGTGGCAAGAATCCAAAAAAAGCATTCGATTTAATGAAAAAATATAACATATTAAATACTAAGCATATACCAGCAAATATAAATAATATAAATGCAAAATATAGAATCTATGCTTCATTTTTAATATTTGATAGTCTTATTTATCTACATCCAAAAATAAGCATAAAAACTTTAGAAATAAAATCAATATTTATAAAAATCATACAAAAAAAACATATAAAAGAAGTGAGATTTATACTAGCAAATTTGCTCCTAAATCATAAAATAGAGGATATATATATTGCTTTGCATTTAAAAATAGCATTAAATAAAAAATACAGAATCTACAAAAGAGTTTTTAATCATATTGGAAAAATAACACATATTGATGGGCATAAATTACTAAATCTAGGATTTGATAAAATGCAAATAAAACAAATAAAACAAGAATTATTAATACAAGCAATCACAAATAAAATAAAAGATAAAAATATTTTGTTTAAAATTGCCATGAAATTAAATTTATCTTAA